The following coding sequences are from one Novosphingobium sp. Gsoil 351 window:
- a CDS encoding DUF11 domain-containing protein has translation MSGPTLARRVVAAMLGLLALTSANPAHAALTFDLRTGNALTNSQSMIFDSNQCPAKGPTSMYVGGVITNTGGSTVGSVTATLSGLNANVYLAGGQASSQALGALGPGESIGVYWFTGYGCTENATATPSVQISSSLGTQSTPLLLTLRKAISANAGGNVLSSTLGPGAVVGQTVYFDAAYDFGGTSALDEYFLQPAGGQAFNAACFRLVGSEVLVSNVAGAPVGTKDRLYFTQPIAQTGNGYRITVRFSFQYRCANTSTVARPYAVQTSGNTNIKYTGNYDGTGSISVSYPGATNPFTITKSVSPALGINGSTGPLTYTVTVSNPSPYASVIDKIVDVLPAGISFAALSTGGTVTTANSSSLPAAGATGTLTFIGKLGQSYAIPAGGSVTLIYTANRPAAAGSYANTAQAHFGQATTPVATATYNQAALIPLAATKASVIYSDPVNGTVNPFAIPGSIAQYTIAVTNPNAITMDANSVLVSDQTPVNTKLCLTDIAPPGGGPVRFVEGNPASTLTYGYVALGDAGDSLEFSRDNAVTWTYVPTLDSDGCDAAITHFRVRPAGSFAGAGKFSIQVRYRVN, from the coding sequence ATGAGCGGGCCGACCTTGGCGCGGCGCGTTGTCGCAGCGATGCTCGGGCTGCTTGCCCTCACCTCCGCGAACCCCGCGCACGCCGCGCTGACCTTCGATCTGCGGACCGGCAACGCGCTGACCAATTCGCAATCGATGATATTCGATTCGAACCAGTGCCCGGCCAAAGGGCCGACCTCGATGTACGTCGGGGGAGTGATCACCAATACCGGGGGGAGCACGGTCGGTTCGGTCACCGCGACCCTCTCCGGGCTGAACGCAAACGTTTACCTGGCGGGAGGCCAGGCATCGAGCCAGGCGCTTGGCGCGCTCGGACCGGGCGAGAGCATCGGGGTCTACTGGTTTACCGGTTACGGCTGTACCGAGAATGCCACGGCGACGCCGAGCGTGCAGATCAGCTCGAGCCTCGGAACCCAATCGACCCCGCTGCTGCTCACGCTGCGCAAGGCGATCAGCGCGAACGCGGGAGGCAACGTGCTGTCCTCGACTCTGGGTCCCGGCGCCGTGGTGGGACAGACGGTGTATTTCGATGCCGCCTACGATTTTGGCGGAACGTCGGCGCTCGACGAGTACTTCCTCCAGCCCGCGGGTGGACAGGCCTTCAACGCCGCCTGCTTCCGCCTCGTCGGATCCGAGGTTCTCGTGTCCAATGTGGCAGGCGCGCCGGTCGGGACCAAGGATCGGCTCTATTTTACTCAACCGATCGCGCAGACCGGCAATGGCTATCGCATCACCGTTCGGTTCAGCTTTCAATATCGATGCGCCAACACCAGCACGGTCGCGCGGCCCTATGCGGTGCAGACCTCGGGCAATACCAATATCAAGTACACAGGGAACTATGATGGCACCGGCAGCATCTCGGTCAGCTATCCGGGTGCGACCAACCCCTTCACGATCACCAAGTCGGTCTCACCAGCCCTTGGAATCAACGGCAGCACCGGCCCGCTGACTTATACGGTTACGGTCAGCAATCCCTCACCATATGCCAGCGTGATCGACAAGATCGTCGATGTCCTTCCGGCGGGGATCAGCTTCGCGGCGCTATCGACCGGAGGTACTGTGACTACCGCCAACTCGAGCAGCCTGCCCGCCGCGGGCGCTACCGGCACCCTGACCTTCATTGGCAAGCTCGGTCAGAGCTATGCCATTCCGGCGGGCGGCTCGGTCACGCTGATCTATACCGCCAACCGGCCGGCAGCCGCGGGCTCGTATGCCAACACGGCCCAGGCGCACTTCGGACAGGCGACGACTCCCGTCGCCACCGCAACTTACAATCAAGCTGCGCTCATCCCGCTCGCTGCGACCAAGGCCAGCGTGATCTACAGCGATCCGGTCAATGGCACCGTCAACCCGTTCGCCATCCCCGGCTCGATCGCGCAGTACACGATCGCGGTCACCAATCCGAATGCGATCACGATGGATGCGAACAGCGTCCTGGTATCGGATCAGACCCCGGTGAACACCAAGCTGTGCCTGACCGACATCGCTCCGCCCGGCGGCGGGCCCGTTCGTTTTGTCGAAGGCAATCCCGCTTCGACACTGACTTACGGGTACGTCGCGCTAGGCGATGCCGGCGACAGCCTAGAATTCTCGCGCGACAATGCGGTGACCTGGACCTACGTGCCCACGCTCGACAGCGACGGCTGCGATGCGGCAATCACCCACTTCCGCGTCCGTCCGGCCGGTAGCTTCGCGGGGGCGGGCAAGTTTTCGATACAGGTCCGCTATCGCGTGAATTGA